In Vanessa tameamea isolate UH-Manoa-2023 chromosome 25, ilVanTame1 primary haplotype, whole genome shotgun sequence, a single window of DNA contains:
- the LOC113392864 gene encoding vacuolar protein sorting-associated protein 28 homolog: MQDTRPEVYEEVKLYRNAREREKHDNMAELYAVVSTLQHLEKAYMRDCVRAQEYTAACSRLLVQYRVAFKQVQGDEFPTIESFVTKFRLDCPAALERIRENKPNLIKDDKGNTNKYIAEIVSLYITLMDKLRLELRAMDMIQPELRDLKDTMDRLAMLPEDFEGKLKVQEWLDKLSEMSASDELSESQVRQLVFDLETSYGSFNKFLHKD, translated from the exons ATGCAAG ACACAAGGCCTGAAGTGTACGAAGAAGTGAAGCTGTATAGAAATGCAAGGGAACGAGAAAA GCATGATAATATGGCAGAGTTATATGCAGTGGTGAGCACACTTCAACACCTTGAAAAGGCATACATGCGGGACTGTGTTCGTGCTCAAGAGTATACTGCAGCATGTAGCCGATTACTTGTGCAGTATAGAGTCGCCTTTAAACAGGTTCAAGGTGATGAGTTCCCAACAATTGAGTCATTTGTCACTAAATTTAGG CTTGATTGCCCTGCGGCTCTGGAGAGGATACGCGAAAACAAACCAAACTTAATCAAAGATGACAAAGGCAACACCAACAAGTACATTGCTGAAATTGTGTct CTGTACATCACACTCATGGACAAGTTGCGCCTGGAACTGCGTGCCATGGACATGATACAGCCAGAGTTGCGGGATCTCAAGGACACCATGGATCGTCTTGCTATGCTGCCTGAAGACTTTGAAGGAAAACTCAAG gTACAAGAATGGTTGGACAAGTTATCGGAAATGTCGGCCTCGGATGAACTCTCGGAGAGTCAAGTTCGGCAACTTGTGTTCGACTTGGAAACATCATACGGATCCTTTAACAAATTCCTTCACAAGGATTAA
- the LOC113392873 gene encoding syntaxin-16, translating into MVSRSLTEVFVLMRNNAIHSKHIFSEQANDTERVRLMRSNSHEMEAGLELKSESNAPPPWSDSLEEAHYIVTRLRTKLSELQSRHERQIRRPALDDSGEQQQIDRLSAEIGRLFTQAHARITTIKSQIRHGNNSEQKLASNVVLALVTILQDLSITFRTSQSNYLKSLTSREERSNAYFDLPNFEELSLQDNDLLPGLTNNQTDLLFSLPSTSGSQNFDEENLDGMFQKQAMSQKQLLLMQEENSKMIEERDEEVNKIVKSIVDLNDIFKDLATMVHEQGTVLDRIDYNIEQTQVQVHEGFKQLQKAERYQRKNRKMHCIFILGISVFVMVILLIIVKS; encoded by the exons atggtGTCACGAAGCTTAACAGAAGTTTTCGTGTTAATGCGAAATAATGCTATACACAGCAAGCATATATTTTCAGAACAG gCAAATGATACGGAGAGAGTAAGACTGATGAGATCAAATTCTCATGAAATGGAAGCTGGCTTGGAACTAAAATCTGAGTCCAATGCCCCACCACCTTGGAGTGACTCGTTGGAGGAGGCACATTATATAGTTACGAG GTTAAGGACTAAGTTGTCAGAACTTCAGTCCCGTCACGAGCGACAGATCCGAAGGCCAGCTCTGGACGACAGCGGCGAACAGCAGCAAATTGACCGATTGTCGGCAGAAATTGGCCGACTTTTCACTCAAGCACACGCGCGAATTACAACTATTAAATCTCAGATACGACATG GCAACAACAGTGAACAGAAACTAGCGAGTAACGTAGTTCTAGCATTAGTCACAATCCTTCAGGATCTGAGCATAACTTTCCGCACGTCGCAGTCGAACTACCTGAAATCCTTAACTTCCAGAGAAGAAAGATCGAACGCGTATTTCGATCTCCCAAATTTTGAAGAACTCAGCTTACAAGACAACGACCTTCTGCCAGGACTGACCAACAATCAGACAGACCTGTTATTTTCGTTACCGAGTACATCCGGTTCACAGAACTTCGACGAGGAAAATTTAGATGGAATGTTCCAGAAGCAAGCGATGAGTCAAAAACAGCTGTTACTGATGCAGGAGGAGAACAGCAAGATGATTGAAGAGAGAGATGAGGAAGTTAACAAGATTGTCAAGTCCATCGTAGATTTGaacgatatttttaaagatttggcAACTATGGTTCACGAACAGGGTACAGTTTTAGACAGGATAGATTACAACATTGAACAAACCCAGGTGCAAGTCCACGAAGGGTTCAAGCAGCTGCAGAAAGCTGAAAGGTATCAAAGAAAAAATAGGAAAATGCACTGTATATTTATACTAGGGATAAGTGTTTTTGTGATGGTAATTTTACTGATTATAGTAAAAAGTTAG
- the LOC113392866 gene encoding actin-related protein 8, translating to MSVPTHDPGPEQFQQFPSNRIIVIHPGSLYVRIGRASDLVPVKQLHCIARKRRPGGKIYRDPFVPPSVPKTKELIEELEECRLQISHTLQSCMQSNGARRYATPPQQIAAFNRRSLPETENDGEPWPQVQCEIVIGDLVLDIDPELPYNIHFPFRRGDFNLHPEVGGSISSVLNDLYTIWSSIIEYKLDIPLIELVKYRCVLLIPDIYSRSHLKYLTSLLLKDLGFGHCFLLQESVGATFGAGIGSACVVDIGDQKTAISCVEDGISHKTTRLRMDYGAGDVCQALSWMFHKSAFPYKNWNENVPRDVILMRNLYQDFCHVNLDVCGPQEKTFLVDHPGDVVNKYTLQVGDECIISPLSLFYTDLLKITGQKTTKIQNRQPSDAEDPFDAEFLRETGRKRETADPSANESQQFEATNENQPTANPDEDIVVDTLEGGPGDIVSLAPGQVLSLDAAILQSIDRCTSEELKRKMYSSILIVGGGVKVHGLNLWLQNRLALQIPYTYKTEQLEIVTSPKDIDPASTVWKGAAVMSCLESAIELWINQSEWNRYGLKILRERAPFIW from the coding sequence ATGAGTGTGCCGACTCATGATCCCGGTCCTGAACAGTTCCAACAGTTTCCTTCCAATAGGATTATTGTGATCCATCCGGGGTCACTCTATGTAAGGATAGGACGAGCTTCCGACTTAGTTCCAGTCAAACAACTCCACTGCATCGCAAGAAAACGTCGACCTGGGGGTAAAATATATCGAGATCCTTTCGTACCTCCTAGTGTACCAAAAACGAAGGAACTCATTGAAGAATTAGAAGAATGTCGCTTACAAATATCGCACACACTTCAGTCGTGTATGCAATCAAATGGAGCCAGGCGATATGCGACGCCACCGCAACAAATAGCTGCTTTTAACCGCAGATCATTGCCGGAAACGGAAAACGATGGAGAACCTTGGCCGCAAGTACAGTGTGAGATCGTTATTGGGGACTTGGTACTCGACATCGATCCTGAGCTGccttataacatacattttccGTTCCGAAGAGGTGATTTCAACTTGCACCCAGAAGTTGGTGGTTCTATTTCATCAGTTCTAAATGATTTGTATACTATTTGGAGTTCCATTATTGAATACAAGTTGGACATACCTCTCATAGAACTTGTTAAGTACCGATGTGTATTACTCATACCAGATATATACTCTAGAagtcatttaaaatacttaacttCTTTGTTACTAAAGGATTTAGGGTTTGGACACTGTTTCCTTCTGCAGGAAAGTGTGGGTGCAACGTTTGGAGCTGGAATAGGCTCGGCATGTGTTGTAGATATTGGTGACCAAAAAACTGCCATTTCATGTGTTGAAGATGGTATTTCTCATAAGACCACCAGATTAAGAATGGACTATGGTGCTGGAGATGTGTGCCAAGCATTGTCTTGGATGTTCCATAAAAGTGCTTTTCCTTATAAAAACTGGAATGAGAATGTTCCGAGAGATGTAATTCTTATGCGTAATCTCTATCAAGATTTTTGTCATGTAAACTTAGACGTGTGTGGACCACAAGAGAAAACCTTCCTAGTTGATCATCCTGGTGATGTAGTGAACAAATATACCTTGCAAGTGGGTGATGAATGTATAATATCACCACTTTCTTTATTCTATACAGATCTGCTTAAAATTACTGGTCAGAAAACAACAAAGATTCAAAATCGGCAGCCCAGTGATGCAGAAGATCCTTTCGATGCGGAATTTTTAAGGGAGACTGGTAGAAAACGTGAGACTGCTGATCCAAGTGCTAATGAAAGCCAACAGTTTGAGGCGACAAATGAAAATCAACCCACTGCCAATCCCGATGAAGATATTGTCGTGGATACATTAGAAGGGGGCCCTGGAGATATTGTATCATTAGCACCAGGGCAAGTTCTAAGCTTAGATGCAGCAATATTACAAAGTATAGATCGTTGTACTAGTGAAGAGCTGAAACGAAAGATGTACAGTAGTATTTTGATTGTCGGAGGTGGGGTTAAAGTTCACGGACTTAATTTATGGCTGCAAAATAGATTAGCTCTCCAAATTCCCTACACATATAAGACTGAGCAGTTAGAAATAGTGACGTCTCCAAAGGATATTGACCCAGCGAGTACAGTTTGGAAAGGAGCAGCAGTTATGTCTTGTTTGGAATCCGCAATAGAACTCTGGATAAATCAGAGTGAATGGAATAGATATGGGTTGAAAATATTGAGAGAACGCGCTCCATTTATAtggtaa
- the LOC113392862 gene encoding XK-related protein 6 encodes MPKAARKMLQNGYSHDEPDRIPNNITITNLDIIMYVVAIVGHFVDLGLDINVAVRYSISRRMMEFGWTLAFILFPAFVNTAVSIRMYSQDKQQDSISNEFTKRRWLRIFILVLQMAPILRFTDALIYAIKSRRAERKKDPTSQRVYYGLMLKEDSDAALLRIFECFLEAAPQQVLQTSLLLRQYDHLAVHQVLSICSSVVGMGWCLAAYQRAVRFAQQDKDNMSWPGTVLQTAWHFLVTLSRVISISIVAHLYPHWTVVACAAHILVMATWLQVFDRSPFCSHNKLCEVAFSFALGSVYLFTYILPVEGRTRYRYSVYYSICFLQNLTCSVIWYVYSDEVTGAAVYFYPVLVLSVVPYVMGIMFMILYYAVFHPKTCAISDVTVAFKSDREIAEIS; translated from the exons ATGCCGAAAGCAGCGCGGAAGATGCTTCAAAATGGATACTCTCACGATGAACCTGATCGGATACCTAATAACATCACAATTACAAACTTAgacattattatgtatgttgtGGCTATCGTGGGTCATTTTGTGGATTTGGGGCTGGACATAAATGTAGCAGTGAGGTATTCTATATCGAGAAGGATGATGGAGTTTGGATGGACACTTGCGTTTATTCTTTTCCCAGCATTTGTTAACACAGCGGTCTCCATAAGAAT GTATTCACAGGATAAGCAACAAGATTCAATATCGAACGAGTTTACCAAAAGACGATGGCTGCGGATATTCATACTTGTATTACAAATGGCTCCCATTTTAAGATTCACCGATGCCTTGAT cTATGCGATCAAGTCGAGACGGGCTGAACGAAAGAAGGACCCAACGTCGCAGCGCGTATATTACGGCCTGATGCTCAAGGAAGACTCTGACGCTGCACTGCTAAGGATATTTGAGTGCTTTCTCGAGGCAGCACCGCAGCAAGTTCTTCAGACGAGCTTACTGCTGCGGCAGTATGACCACTTAGCAG TGCACCAGGTGCTGTCGATATGCTCGTCGGTGGTGGGCATGGGGTGGTGCCTGGCGGCCTACCAGCGAGCGGTGCGCTTCGCCCAGCAGGACAAGGACAACATGAGCTGGCCCGGAACTGTCCTGCAGACGGCCTGGCACTTTCTCGTTACAC TAAGTCGCGTGATCTCCATATCAATAGTGGCGCACCTGTACCCGCACTGGACCGTCGTCGCCTGCGCCGCCCACATCCTGGTGATGGCGACGTGGCTGCAGGTCTTCGACCGGTCTCCGTTCTGTTCCCACAACAAGCTGTGTGAGGTGGCCTTCTCCTTCGCGCTCGGCTCAGTGTATCTCTTCACGTACATCCTGCCCGTGGAGGGCAGGACGAGGTATCGTTACTCGGTATACTATTCAATATGCTTCCTGCAAAATTTAACATGTTCGGTCATATGGTACGTGTATTCGGATGAGGTGACCGGCGCAGCTGTTTACTTCTACCCGGTCTTGGTGCTCAGTGTGGTCCCCTATGTGATGGGTATAATGTTCATGATTTTGTACTATGCAGTCTTTCATCCGAAGACCTGTGCGATATCAGATGTGACCGTTGCATTTAAATCTGATCGAGAGATTGCTGAAATTAGCTAA
- the LOC113402391 gene encoding uncharacterized protein LOC113402391, which translates to MDTFLDLVRIMNNEMSKELRGAVIKFYKIKYFHDFTNYVISLEEATDMIDHCLIEPVEKIENIRKQFHKVINNFEDIRQFDTVNKCINELPDEVAAAHCILHQAVLFNETMQESLMSIVEIKTNQYVRKMNASIYDVQNCLNNLIPYFFEQLLVETYTDKCKFLTVINSSIEDLVKDKWRNHTNTQFPEKWSPLVGFLKEKSLSTLRNIQQSLFVTLLSANITSLDIIKALYS; encoded by the exons ATGGACACATTTTTAGACCTAGTGCGCATTATGAACAATGAAATGTCCAAAGAGTTAAGAGGGGCcgttatcaaattttataaaattaaatattttcacgaTTTCACCAATTATGTGATAAGTTTGGAAGAG GCGACAGACATGATAGATCATTGTCTTATTGAACCTGTGGAGAAAATAGAGAATATACGAAAACAGTTCCACAAAGTTATCAATAACTTCGAGGACATCAGACAATTTGACACGGTCAATAAATGCATTAACGAACTTCCGGATGAGGTTGCGGCTGCTCATTGTATCTTGCATCAAGCTGTCCT TTTCAATGAAACCATGCAAGAGAGCCTAATGTccattgttgaaataaaaactaatcaatACGTCAGAAAAATGAACGCGTCCATTTACGATGTGCAGAACtgcttaaacaatttaataccaTATTTCTTTGAACAATTACTCGTCGAAACTTATACTG ataaatgtaaatttctGACGGTGATAAACTCTTCAATCGAAGATCTAGTAAAGGATAAATGGCGAAACCATACAAATACACAGTTCCCTGAGAAATGGAGCCCTCTGGTTGGATTCCTAAAAGAGAA ATCCTTGTCAACGCTAAGGAATATACAGCAGTCTTTGTTTGTAACTCTATTATCTGCTAATATAACGTCGTTGGATATTATTAAAGCTTTGTActcttaa